In the genome of Gadus morhua chromosome 12, gadMor3.0, whole genome shotgun sequence, one region contains:
- the slc30a7 gene encoding zinc transporter 7, with translation MLPLSAKDDEYKPAKLNLLAKTSGWFRAILSDQTSRNLFFFLLLNLSFAFVELSYGIWSNSLGLISDSFHMFFDCTALLAGLAASVISRWRCNDSFSYGYVRAEVLAGFVNGLFLIFTAFFIFSEGVERALEPPDVHHDRLLPVSVAGLLVNLVGIFVFQHGGHGHSHGDDGGHGHSHSLFNGSANHKDSHTDSHGGHGHSHGGHGHSHGGHGHSHQDQHSHQDQALYSQDKFLPGKGSSKQILQGVFLHIVADTLGSVGVIISALLMQKYDLMIADPICSMLISLLIGVSVVPLLRESIGILMQRTPPTLDHALPECYQRVQQLQGVYNIQEPHFWTLCTDVYVGTLKLLVAPDADARWIQTQTHNIFTQVGVRQLYVQIDIAAM, from the exons ATGTTGCCTTTATCCGCTAAAGACGACGAGTACAAACCCGCCAAACTCAACCTGCTGGCCAAGACCTCAGGATGGTTCAG AGCGATCCTCTCAGACCAAACCTCCAGgaacctcttcttcttcctcctcctcaacctctccTTTGCCTTCGTGGAGTTATCCTACGGGATCTGGAGCAACag TCTAGGGCTGATATCGGACTCGTTCCATATGTTCTTTGACTGCACTGCCCTGCTGGCCGGGCTGGCTGCCTCCGTCATCTCCCGGTGGAGGTGTAATGACTCCTTCTCCTATGG ataTGTCAGAGCAGAGGTGCTCGCAGGCTTCGTCAATggcctcttcctcatcttcacAGCCTTCTTCATCTTCTCGGAGGGAGTGGAG AGGGCGCTGGAGCCACCGGACGTCCACCACGACCGCCTACTTCCTGTTTCTGTGGCCGGCCTGCTGGTCAATTTGGTGGGAATCTTCGTCTTCCAACATGGAGGTCACGGGCACTCCCACGGAGATGATG GGGGACACGGGCACAGCCACTCTCTGTTCAATGGAAGTGCAAACCACAAGGACAGCCACACGGACAGCCACGGAGGACATGGACACAGTCACGGAGGACATGGGCACAGTCACGGAGGACATGGGCACAGCCACCAGGACCAGCACAGCCACCAGGACCAGGCCCTCTACAGTCAGG ATAAATTCCTGCCAGGAAAAGGTTCCAGTAAACAGATCCTACAAG GAGTGTTCCTGCATATCGTGGCGGACACGCTGGGCAGTGTTGGAGTCATCATCTCCGCTCTGCTGATGCAGAAGTACGATCTAATGATCGCTGATCCCATCTGCTCCATGCTCATCTCCCTCCTCATAGGAGTCAG TGTGGTGCCGTTGCTAAGGGAGTCGATTGGGATCCTGATGCAGAGGACTCCGCCCACTCTTGACCACGCCCTCCCAGAGTGCTATCAGAGG gtgcagcAGCTCCAGGGTGTGTACAACATCCAGGAGCCCCACTTCTGGACCTTGTGTACTGATGTGTACGTCGGCACACTAAAGCTGCTGGTGGCGCCAGACGCCGACGCCCGCTGGATCCAGACCCAGACGCACAACATCTTCACACAG GTCGGCGTTCGGCAGCTCTACGTCCAGATCGACATCGCTGCCATGTAG